A single genomic interval of Picosynechococcus sp. PCC 7003 harbors:
- a CDS encoding metallophosphoesterase, whose amino-acid sequence MHGNRRQFLTYGSLALGSVLLSRRLPASPQAIAQTPAANPAPAGLSAPPKGDVRLVVISDLNSAYGSTDYLPQVKRAIALIPDWQPDLVLCAGDMVAGQKSSLTPAQLAAMWQAFERYIAQPLRQVNIPFAFTLGNHDASGSFSNGQYTFAADRQAASQYWRNPAHTPTLNFIDRRHFPFYYSFTQNDIFYSVWDASTARIRPEQLAWIEASLASDQAQRSRLRFALGHLSLYPVASGSRSEPGNYLHEGDRLQTLLEKYNVHTYISGHQHAYYPAYRGQLELLHTGALGDGPRSLIQGNLSPYRTLTVIDIFRDRSNLVYATYDMDRLTMVDHSGLPSRLDTPRGRLQRRDLRIT is encoded by the coding sequence ATGCACGGGAATCGACGACAATTTTTAACCTATGGGAGCTTGGCTTTGGGGAGTGTATTGCTCTCACGGCGATTACCTGCTTCACCCCAGGCGATCGCCCAGACACCAGCGGCTAATCCTGCCCCTGCTGGACTGAGTGCGCCCCCCAAAGGGGATGTGCGCCTAGTTGTGATCAGCGATCTCAATAGTGCCTATGGTTCTACAGATTATTTGCCCCAGGTGAAACGGGCGATCGCCTTAATTCCCGATTGGCAACCGGATCTTGTCCTTTGTGCAGGCGATATGGTTGCAGGTCAAAAAAGTAGCCTTACCCCCGCCCAGCTCGCCGCCATGTGGCAGGCCTTTGAACGATACATTGCCCAGCCCCTGCGCCAGGTCAATATTCCCTTCGCCTTTACCCTGGGGAACCATGATGCTTCCGGCTCCTTCAGCAACGGACAATATACTTTTGCGGCGGATCGTCAGGCGGCAAGTCAGTATTGGCGCAACCCAGCCCACACCCCAACCCTAAACTTTATCGACCGTCGTCATTTTCCTTTCTATTACAGCTTTACCCAAAACGATATTTTTTACTCCGTGTGGGATGCGTCCACTGCTCGCATTCGTCCGGAGCAACTGGCCTGGATCGAGGCAAGCCTCGCCAGTGACCAAGCCCAACGGAGCCGTCTCAGATTCGCCCTGGGACATTTATCCCTTTATCCCGTCGCTTCGGGGAGCCGCTCAGAACCAGGGAATTATCTCCATGAAGGCGATCGCCTCCAGACTCTCCTCGAAAAATACAACGTCCACACCTACATCAGTGGCCACCAACACGCCTACTATCCTGCTTACCGGGGGCAATTAGAACTTCTCCACACTGGCGCTTTGGGGGATGGGCCGCGTTCCTTAATTCAAGGGAATCTTTCTCCTTATCGAACATTAACGGTGATTGATATTTTCCGGGATCGTTCAAATTTGGTCTACGCTACCTACGATATGGATCGCCTGACGATGGTCGATCACAGCGGCTTACCCAGCCGTTTGGATACTCCTAGGGGACGTTTGCAACGCCGCGATCTGCGAATCACTTAA
- a CDS encoding Uma2 family endonuclease — protein sequence MTPQTLAKPISPEAYLAQEEQASDRHEYIQGVIKPMAGGTPIHNEVSGNLYVALKLGLKKSPYRVFHVDQRLWIPSQQIYTYPDVMVTGKPLVLQEGRKDTVLNACLIAEVLSPATKNYDRSEKFHYYRSIPEFQDYLLIEPERLFVEHYHRQGPKQWSLTEYTAIDEVIRLVSIDCELSLADIYEDIEL from the coding sequence ATGACTCCACAAACATTGGCAAAACCCATTTCCCCCGAAGCCTATTTAGCCCAGGAAGAACAGGCGAGCGATCGCCACGAATATATCCAAGGAGTAATCAAGCCCATGGCTGGTGGGACACCTATTCACAATGAAGTTAGTGGCAATTTGTATGTTGCTTTAAAACTAGGGCTCAAAAAAAGTCCTTATCGAGTTTTTCACGTTGATCAGCGGCTTTGGATTCCGTCCCAGCAAATCTATACCTATCCCGATGTGATGGTCACTGGCAAACCTTTAGTCTTGCAGGAGGGACGCAAAGATACTGTGCTTAATGCTTGTCTCATCGCAGAAGTGCTTTCCCCCGCCACCAAAAACTATGACCGCAGCGAAAAGTTTCATTACTATCGCTCCATCCCAGAGTTTCAAGACTATTTGCTGATCGAACCGGAACGGCTATTTGTGGAGCATTACCATCGCCAAGGCCCGAAACAATGGAGCCTCACTGAATACACAGCCATCGATGAAGTTATTCGCCTCGTCTCCATTGACTGTGAGCTTTCTCTGGCCGATATTTACGAAGATATTGAACTGTAA
- a CDS encoding RNA-guided endonuclease TnpB family protein, whose translation MYRAYKYRLYPTADQQVSLAKSFGCARWFWNYALHLCQQTYQSTGKGLSRGYLQGLLPALKREYEWLKEPYSQCLQVVALNLSTAYKNFFEKRAMLPRFKSKHGRQSISYPQNVKFDGDYLHLPKIGAVHCCVHRPFEGTIKMVTVSRNSDGKYFASVLVDDGQEKVESLPSDKAVGIDVGLNHFAITSEGSKFANPRHFAKHQRNLKRKQQRLSRKRKGSRNRQKARLAVARVYGKVARCRGDFLHKLSRKVVNENQVIVVENLNVKGMVRNHNLAKAISDAGWGMFCTMLKYKAEWEGKVYLEIDRFFPSSKTCHVCLNRVGSLPLEVRAWTCEGCGTHHDRDINAAINIRNEGLRILSLGTSDTAWGGNVRQPGKTSVLLDAVPVESGSPRSNL comes from the coding sequence ATGTACCGCGCTTACAAGTACAGACTTTATCCTACTGCTGACCAACAGGTTTCCCTGGCGAAATCTTTTGGTTGTGCTCGTTGGTTCTGGAACTATGCGCTGCATTTGTGTCAACAGACTTACCAATCAACTGGGAAGGGTTTATCTCGTGGCTATCTTCAAGGGCTTTTGCCTGCTCTCAAAAGGGAGTATGAGTGGCTAAAAGAACCCTATTCTCAGTGTCTTCAGGTGGTCGCTCTCAATCTCTCCACTGCTTACAAAAATTTCTTTGAGAAACGGGCGATGTTGCCTCGGTTCAAGTCAAAGCATGGAAGACAATCCATCAGCTATCCTCAAAATGTCAAATTTGACGGGGATTATTTGCATCTTCCTAAGATTGGGGCTGTCCACTGTTGCGTCCATCGCCCTTTTGAGGGAACGATAAAAATGGTAACTGTTTCCCGTAATTCTGATGGGAAGTATTTTGCTTCTGTGTTGGTGGATGATGGCCAGGAAAAGGTTGAGTCGCTGCCGTCCGATAAGGCTGTGGGGATTGATGTGGGGTTGAATCACTTTGCGATTACCAGTGAGGGTTCTAAGTTTGCTAACCCCCGGCATTTTGCCAAGCATCAACGGAACCTAAAGCGAAAACAGCAAAGGCTTTCTCGGAAACGGAAAGGGAGTCGAAATCGACAGAAGGCAAGGTTAGCGGTGGCCAGAGTCTACGGCAAGGTTGCCCGCTGTCGGGGGGATTTTCTCCACAAGCTATCCCGCAAGGTAGTAAACGAAAACCAAGTGATTGTGGTGGAGAATCTCAATGTGAAGGGCATGGTGAGAAATCATAATCTAGCCAAGGCAATTAGTGATGCGGGCTGGGGAATGTTTTGCACGATGCTCAAGTACAAGGCGGAGTGGGAAGGAAAGGTGTATCTGGAGATTGACCGCTTCTTTCCTAGTTCTAAAACTTGTCATGTTTGTCTAAACCGGGTGGGAAGTTTGCCGTTAGAGGTACGAGCCTGGACTTGTGAAGGGTGTGGCACTCATCATGACAGGGACATCAATGCGGCAATCAACATCAGGAATGAAGGCTTGCGGATATTGTCGTTGGGAACCAGCGATACTGCCTGGGGAGGGAATGTAAGACAACCTGGCAAAACGTCTGTTTTGTTGGATGCAGTTCCCGTTGAATCAGGAAGCCCGCGCTCTAATCTTTGA
- a CDS encoding tetratricopeptide repeat protein, whose amino-acid sequence MNSSTPWILLGTVLLLGSGTPGLSQTAPETNNNAANAIQRYNAGVDALTQGNFEGAIAEFSAAINLDESDPDAYYNRGYSYHVLGEYQAAYDDYSQAIQLKPEFADAYGNRCYAAYLLDNYEQAIADCDQAIILKNNNPDFFINRGNAYDDLALQARNANQTELANGYHAKAIADYNAALTLRPNYSKAYYNRALAHNRFENHTAALQDYTASITGNPEFAEAYYNRAITHYKLDNLEQAIADMTQAASLFEQQNQATNQTQALKIIESLQGQL is encoded by the coding sequence ATGAATAGCAGCACTCCTTGGATCCTTTTGGGAACAGTCCTCCTTCTCGGTTCCGGTACCCCCGGACTGTCCCAGACCGCCCCTGAAACAAACAATAACGCCGCCAACGCGATCCAACGGTATAACGCAGGGGTCGATGCCCTCACCCAAGGGAATTTTGAGGGGGCGATCGCCGAATTTTCGGCAGCGATTAACCTCGACGAATCCGACCCCGACGCCTACTACAATCGCGGCTACAGCTACCATGTCCTGGGGGAATACCAGGCTGCCTACGACGACTACAGCCAGGCGATCCAGCTCAAGCCCGAATTTGCCGACGCCTACGGGAACCGCTGCTATGCTGCTTATCTGCTCGACAACTATGAACAGGCGATCGCCGATTGTGACCAAGCGATCATCCTCAAAAATAACAATCCAGATTTTTTTATTAATCGGGGCAATGCCTACGACGATCTCGCCCTCCAGGCCCGCAATGCTAACCAAACCGAACTCGCCAACGGTTACCATGCCAAGGCGATCGCCGACTACAATGCCGCCCTGACCCTCCGGCCCAACTACTCAAAGGCCTACTACAATCGCGCCCTCGCCCATAACCGTTTCGAAAATCACACCGCCGCCCTCCAGGATTACACCGCCAGCATTACCGGTAATCCCGAATTCGCCGAAGCCTACTACAATCGCGCCATTACCCACTACAAACTCGATAATCTCGAACAGGCGATCGCCGATATGACCCAAGCCGCTTCCCTTTTCGAGCAGCAAAATCAAGCCACAAACCAAACCCAAGCCCTTAAAATTATTGAGAGTCTCCAAGGTCAGCTCTGA
- the dnaK gene encoding molecular chaperone DnaK, whose product MGRVVGIDLGTTNSVVAVMEGGKPLVIANSEGARTTPSVVGFNKDGELLVGQMARRQAVLNPQNTYYGVKRFMGRRYSELTPESKQVPYTIRRTDTDTVKIRCPRLRQEFAPEEISAKIIRRLADEAERYLGEPVTGAVITVPAYFNDAQRQATRDAGRIAGLEVLRIINEPTAAALAYGLEQQGSSSILVFDLGGGTFDVSVLEVGDGVFEVKATSGDTQLGGNDFDKKIVDWLAEKFLEAEKIDLRKDRQALQRLTEAAEKAKIELSGVTVTEINLPFITATEDGPKHLETQLDRATFESLCGELISRLRRPIKRALQDAGISPVQIREVVLVGGSTRIPLVQGLVRSFIDREPNQNVNPDEVVAVGAAIQAGILGGEVKDILLLDVTPLSLGLETIGGVTKKLIPRNTTIPVRRSDIFSTGENNQTVVEIHVVQGEREMAQGNKSLGRFKLTGIPPAPRGIPQVQVSFDIDANGILQVSARDKTTGREQSITIQGSSTLTDSEVNRMMRDAEQFAQEDRERREKVEKRNRAKALTDQAQRRLKEVTLDFGSQFASYYRRRIESLSQEILDSLKQNDDRRLDRAQADLQDALYELNREVRLQYDQGEDDSFFDTIKKTLIGDDEDDLYYDSRSNYRPGAGYPPQRGYDAPPQRNYDYAPRPPQRPQPTRNYDYGAAQPRQNYGGDRPMDDRYGNGTAPRRPVEPPAARPPRPTSRDPYEQRNVSRKYYSQGQGRNIPYENDWDEDDEWF is encoded by the coding sequence ATGGGTAGAGTAGTCGGCATCGATCTAGGAACCACAAATTCCGTCGTTGCAGTGATGGAAGGCGGCAAACCCCTTGTCATTGCAAATTCCGAAGGAGCCAGAACCACCCCCTCCGTCGTTGGCTTTAACAAAGATGGCGAACTCCTCGTCGGCCAAATGGCGCGCCGTCAAGCTGTGCTCAACCCCCAAAACACCTACTACGGCGTAAAACGCTTCATGGGCCGCCGTTACAGCGAACTCACCCCCGAATCAAAACAAGTCCCCTACACCATCCGCCGTACCGATACCGATACCGTCAAAATCCGCTGTCCCCGTCTCCGCCAAGAATTCGCCCCCGAAGAAATTTCCGCCAAAATTATCCGTCGCCTCGCCGATGAAGCCGAACGTTACCTCGGTGAACCCGTTACGGGGGCAGTGATCACCGTGCCTGCCTACTTCAACGATGCCCAACGCCAGGCGACCCGTGATGCCGGACGCATTGCGGGCCTCGAAGTCCTGCGGATTATCAACGAACCCACCGCCGCCGCCCTTGCCTATGGCTTAGAGCAACAAGGTAGCTCCTCCATTCTGGTCTTTGACCTAGGGGGCGGTACTTTTGATGTCTCCGTATTGGAAGTGGGAGATGGCGTTTTTGAAGTGAAAGCCACCAGCGGTGATACCCAACTCGGTGGGAATGATTTTGATAAAAAAATTGTTGATTGGCTCGCTGAGAAATTTCTCGAAGCCGAAAAAATTGATCTCCGCAAAGACCGTCAGGCCCTCCAACGGCTCACCGAGGCCGCCGAAAAAGCCAAAATCGAACTGTCTGGGGTGACGGTCACTGAAATCAATCTTCCCTTTATTACCGCCACCGAGGACGGGCCCAAACACCTCGAAACCCAACTCGACCGAGCCACCTTTGAGAGCCTCTGCGGGGAGTTAATTAGTCGTTTGCGTCGCCCCATCAAACGCGCCCTCCAGGATGCGGGTATTAGCCCTGTGCAAATTCGGGAGGTTGTCCTTGTGGGTGGTTCTACGCGTATTCCCCTCGTCCAGGGTCTCGTGCGCAGTTTCATTGACCGCGAACCCAATCAAAATGTTAACCCCGACGAAGTAGTGGCGGTAGGGGCCGCGATCCAAGCAGGCATCCTCGGTGGGGAAGTCAAAGACATTCTGCTCCTCGATGTAACGCCACTGTCCCTGGGGCTAGAGACCATCGGTGGCGTAACGAAAAAGCTGATTCCCCGGAATACGACGATCCCGGTGCGGCGTTCTGATATTTTTTCGACGGGGGAAAATAACCAAACCGTCGTCGAAATTCATGTGGTCCAGGGGGAACGGGAAATGGCCCAGGGGAATAAATCCCTTGGTCGCTTTAAGTTAACGGGAATTCCCCCAGCGCCCCGTGGTATCCCTCAGGTTCAAGTATCCTTTGACATTGATGCCAATGGGATTTTACAGGTGTCGGCCCGGGATAAAACCACCGGCCGGGAACAAAGCATTACAATTCAAGGTTCTTCGACGTTGACCGACAGTGAAGTGAACCGGATGATGCGGGATGCGGAACAGTTCGCCCAAGAGGATCGAGAACGGCGGGAGAAGGTCGAAAAACGGAACCGGGCAAAGGCCTTAACGGATCAGGCCCAACGCAGACTGAAGGAAGTGACCCTTGATTTTGGGAGCCAGTTTGCGAGCTATTATCGTCGGCGCATTGAAAGTTTGTCCCAGGAAATTTTAGATAGCCTCAAACAAAATGACGATCGCCGTTTGGATCGGGCCCAAGCGGATTTACAAGATGCCTTGTATGAACTCAACCGCGAGGTGCGTCTCCAGTATGACCAAGGGGAAGATGATTCTTTCTTTGACACGATTAAGAAAACCTTGATCGGCGATGATGAGGATGATCTGTACTATGATTCCCGTTCTAACTACCGACCTGGGGCTGGCTACCCACCGCAGCGGGGCTATGATGCGCCACCCCAACGTAATTATGATTACGCCCCCCGGCCGCCCCAAAGACCGCAACCAACGCGAAATTATGACTATGGGGCTGCCCAACCGCGTCAAAATTATGGGGGCGATCGCCCGATGGATGACCGCTATGGTAACGGCACTGCCCCCCGTCGCCCCGTGGAACCGCCTGCGGCTCGCCCACCCCGGCCCACCAGTCGCGATCCCTACGAGCAACGGAACGTTTCCCGCAAGTATTACAGCCAAGGACAGGGGCGCAATATCCCCTACGAAAATGATTGGGATGAGGACGATGAATGGTTCTAG
- a CDS encoding DnaJ C-terminal domain-containing protein, translating into MNNLRNYYEILGVPRNASSDEIKRSFRRLARRYHPDVNPGDKVAEEKFKDLNEAYEVLSDDGRRSQYDQFTRAMGGKYSRPGFNRANRPQRNDFSQFANIGSVNPFGPKDRQQTTTRVRSNSYEDFRPGTTKTTKVATPKSPAKRDVEARLTLPLEKAYRGGRERIRLEDGRSLEVDMPPHMVDGQRIRLRNQGINGGNLYLKITVAPHPFFEVQGADIYCQVPLSPSEAILGGSIEIPTIDGLVKMTVPKGVKPGQRLRLANKGYPRSSGSRGDQLVEVQLVLPPEITEEERALYEKLREVESFNPRKNIYQYS; encoded by the coding sequence ATGAACAATTTGCGTAACTATTATGAAATTTTAGGCGTTCCTCGTAATGCCTCCAGTGATGAGATTAAGCGCTCCTTTCGACGGTTAGCGCGGCGCTATCATCCGGATGTCAACCCAGGGGATAAGGTAGCAGAAGAAAAGTTTAAGGATCTCAACGAGGCCTATGAGGTGCTGTCCGATGATGGGCGGCGATCGCAGTATGACCAGTTCACCCGGGCCATGGGGGGGAAATACAGTCGTCCCGGTTTTAACCGCGCCAACCGACCCCAGCGCAATGATTTTAGCCAATTTGCCAATATTGGCAGTGTCAATCCCTTTGGGCCGAAAGACCGGCAACAGACCACCACCCGGGTCCGGAGCAATAGCTATGAGGATTTTCGCCCCGGCACCACAAAAACAACCAAAGTGGCGACCCCAAAATCCCCCGCCAAACGCGATGTCGAAGCACGCCTCACCCTTCCCCTAGAGAAAGCCTATCGGGGGGGACGAGAACGGATTCGCCTCGAAGATGGGCGATCGCTCGAAGTCGATATGCCGCCCCACATGGTCGACGGCCAGCGCATTCGGTTGCGGAATCAGGGCATCAATGGCGGCAACCTGTATCTCAAAATTACTGTCGCCCCCCATCCTTTCTTTGAAGTGCAAGGTGCTGATATTTACTGCCAAGTGCCCCTTAGTCCCAGTGAAGCAATTCTCGGCGGTTCCATCGAAATCCCGACTATTGATGGCCTCGTGAAAATGACCGTACCCAAGGGCGTCAAACCAGGACAAAGATTGCGCTTAGCCAATAAGGGATATCCCCGTAGCTCTGGTTCTCGGGGAGATCAACTGGTGGAAGTGCAGTTAGTTTTACCCCCAGAAATTACCGAAGAAGAACGGGCCTTGTATGAAAAGCTGCGGGAAGTGGAAAGTTTTAATCCCCGCAAAAATATTTATCAGTATTCGTAA
- a CDS encoding RluA family pseudouridine synthase: protein MLNRGWVYRDRIKPSQAGLAVLDFYGQFYRHSTRQEWAKRIENQQIFVDGKPATATQILEKNQRLEYHRAPWEEPDVPLNFQILHQDPHFWIIDKPAGLPVLPAGNFLENTLLAQLKRQFPHESLAPIHRLGRGTSGLMILGRSPLGRQFLTRQLRDHKITKIYRALIPAGDYPDQLTIKTPIGRVFHPTLGTIFAAKEDGSFAHSEMRVLQRSEKASLVEVQIFTGRPHQIRIHMAAMGFPLLGDPLYLPGGLPTIYKDANNMPLPGDCGYALNAYYLKFQHPHQDKPIDFCSQFNELALDF, encoded by the coding sequence ATGCTCAATCGAGGCTGGGTCTACCGGGATCGAATAAAACCGTCCCAAGCAGGACTAGCGGTCTTGGATTTTTATGGGCAATTTTATCGCCATTCAACGCGACAAGAATGGGCGAAACGGATTGAAAATCAACAAATTTTCGTGGACGGCAAACCGGCTACCGCGACCCAAATTTTAGAAAAGAACCAGCGGCTAGAGTATCATCGCGCTCCCTGGGAGGAGCCAGATGTGCCGTTAAATTTCCAAATTTTGCACCAAGACCCCCATTTTTGGATCATTGATAAACCAGCGGGTTTACCGGTGCTGCCAGCGGGAAACTTCCTGGAAAATACGTTGTTAGCACAGCTTAAAAGACAATTTCCCCACGAAAGTTTAGCGCCGATTCATCGCTTGGGACGGGGAACTTCTGGGTTGATGATCCTGGGGCGATCGCCTTTGGGGCGGCAATTTTTAACACGACAGTTACGAGACCATAAAATCACAAAAATTTATCGCGCCTTAATTCCAGCGGGGGATTATCCCGATCAGCTGACAATTAAAACCCCCATCGGCAGAGTATTTCACCCAACTTTGGGAACCATTTTTGCGGCGAAAGAGGACGGCAGTTTTGCCCATAGTGAAATGCGGGTTTTACAACGTTCAGAAAAAGCTTCACTTGTTGAAGTGCAAATTTTCACTGGACGTCCCCACCAAATTCGCATTCACATGGCCGCGATGGGCTTCCCCCTGCTCGGCGATCCACTTTATCTTCCAGGGGGTTTACCCACCATTTACAAAGATGCCAATAACATGCCTTTGCCAGGGGATTGTGGCTATGCCCTTAATGCCTATTATCTAAAGTTTCAGCACCCCCACCAGGACAAACCTATTGATTTTTGCTCGCAGTTTAACGAGCTTGCTCTAGACTTCTGA
- a CDS encoding mechanosensitive ion channel family protein, with product MSTLFTSIANRLQNVFNLEVIGDQIAQGLINLVVALVTFAVFYGLWKIVDVPLYASFQKSKLDKTSARFLRTLVRYAILTFGAIQALNAVGINMAAIVTSLGLVGLTVGFAARDALSNLISGLLIFWDRPFVIDDLVEINGLYGRVETITLRSTRIVTVDGRMLAVPNSVVINSTVISYTNFPQLRLDIDVTVAVHENLDRVRQILLSLVDDHSLFADTPPAKVVVTALNDYNVALQLQVWLRNERTHISERFALREKVFTALTAAGIDMPFETIQLTPVAVQLQSEV from the coding sequence ATGTCAACCCTGTTCACCAGCATTGCCAATCGCCTCCAAAACGTTTTTAACCTAGAGGTGATCGGTGACCAAATCGCCCAGGGCCTGATTAATCTCGTCGTCGCCCTGGTTACCTTCGCAGTGTTCTACGGCCTTTGGAAAATTGTTGATGTGCCCCTCTATGCTTCCTTCCAAAAATCAAAACTCGATAAAACCTCTGCCCGCTTTTTGAGAACTCTCGTTCGCTATGCCATTTTGACCTTTGGCGCGATCCAAGCCCTTAATGCAGTTGGGATTAACATGGCCGCAATCGTTACCAGCCTGGGACTTGTGGGGTTAACGGTCGGCTTTGCCGCCCGGGATGCCCTTTCAAATTTGATTTCTGGACTGCTAATTTTTTGGGACAGGCCCTTTGTCATTGACGACCTTGTGGAAATCAATGGTCTCTATGGTCGCGTCGAAACAATCACCCTGAGGAGTACGCGCATCGTTACCGTTGATGGCCGCATGTTAGCGGTGCCCAATTCTGTTGTGATTAATTCGACGGTAATCTCCTACACCAATTTTCCCCAGTTACGCCTCGATATTGATGTTACTGTGGCTGTCCATGAGAATTTAGACCGGGTGCGACAGATCCTCTTGTCTTTAGTCGATGATCACAGCCTATTTGCCGACACACCGCCAGCCAAAGTCGTGGTGACGGCTCTCAATGACTACAATGTGGCCCTCCAGCTCCAGGTTTGGTTACGCAATGAACGCACCCATATTTCAGAACGCTTTGCCCTCCGGGAAAAAGTTTTTACCGCTTTAACCGCAGCAGGGATTGATATGCCCTTTGAAACGATTCAGCTCACTCCCGTAGCCGTGCAATTGCAATCAGAAGTCTAG
- the psbA gene encoding photosystem II q(b) protein, with protein sequence MTTLLQQQGSANLWERFCQWVTSTENRFYVGWFGVLMIPTLLTATTCFILAFVAAPPVDIDGIREPVAGSLLYGNNIITAAVVPSSNAIGLHFYPIWDAANLDEWLYNGGPYQLIVFHFLLGIFSYMGREWELSYRLGMRPWIAVAYSAPVAAATAVLLIYSIGQGSFSDGLPLGISGTFNFMFVLQAEHNVLMHPFHMLGVAGVFGGALFSAMHGSLVTSSLIRETTETESQNSGYRFGQEEETYNIVAAHGYFGRLIFQYASFNNSRALHFFLAAWPVIGIWFASLAVACFAFNLNGFNFNQSLLDSQGRVINTWADILNRANLGIEAMHERNVHNFPLDLAAGDQAPVALQAPAING encoded by the coding sequence ATGACTACACTTCTACAACAGCAAGGCTCTGCCAATCTTTGGGAGCGTTTTTGCCAATGGGTTACAAGCACGGAAAATCGTTTTTATGTGGGCTGGTTTGGGGTCTTAATGATTCCCACACTGCTGACTGCAACGACTTGTTTTATCCTGGCATTTGTCGCTGCGCCCCCGGTTGATATTGACGGGATTCGCGAGCCGGTTGCTGGCTCTTTGCTGTATGGCAACAATATTATTACCGCTGCTGTGGTGCCGAGTTCTAATGCCATCGGTCTGCACTTTTACCCCATTTGGGATGCCGCAAATTTAGATGAATGGCTCTACAACGGTGGCCCCTATCAACTGATTGTGTTCCACTTCCTGCTTGGCATCTTTTCCTATATGGGGCGGGAATGGGAACTGTCCTACCGTTTAGGAATGCGTCCGTGGATTGCGGTTGCCTATTCCGCACCGGTGGCGGCGGCGACTGCCGTGCTTTTGATTTATTCGATTGGTCAAGGATCTTTTTCCGATGGTTTACCGTTGGGTATTTCTGGCACCTTTAACTTTATGTTTGTGTTGCAAGCTGAACATAATGTGTTGATGCATCCTTTCCACATGTTGGGGGTTGCCGGTGTCTTTGGTGGCGCGTTGTTCTCGGCGATGCACGGTTCCCTCGTGACCTCTTCTTTGATCCGCGAAACCACGGAAACTGAGTCCCAAAATAGTGGCTATCGATTTGGCCAAGAGGAAGAAACCTACAATATTGTGGCGGCCCATGGTTATTTCGGACGCTTGATCTTCCAATATGCTTCTTTTAACAATAGTCGCGCCCTCCACTTTTTCCTCGCGGCTTGGCCAGTGATTGGTATCTGGTTTGCCTCTTTGGCTGTGGCTTGTTTTGCCTTTAACTTGAACGGGTTCAACTTCAACCAATCTTTATTGGATTCCCAGGGACGGGTGATCAATACTTGGGCGGATATTCTTAATCGCGCAAATCTGGGGATTGAGGCCATGCACGAACGTAATGTCCACAATTTCCCCCTTGATTTGGCGGCCGGAGATCAAGCGCCTGTTGCCCTCCAAGCCCCGGCGATTAATGGCTAA
- a CDS encoding DUF3365 domain-containing protein — translation MEISRFIFGNRQLNRQKRRSQKPLHFLIGILIGAAAIATLVWPIAPVQAAPNPPDFARAVQAIEDLDQMRSELAKTIDPTAEITPQTMQEVCKPVGMKAMQLSQDNGWQVKQVAKKYRNPDHAPQNLQETMAIAKLTQHPELLSYSQIQGDGLHYYRRINVESSCLACHGPKDNRPNFIKAKYLDDLAYDFKAGDLRGMYSVIIPSLEAAQTNPE, via the coding sequence ATGGAAATTTCACGTTTTATTTTTGGAAATAGACAACTCAATCGACAAAAGAGGCGCAGTCAAAAGCCTCTACATTTCCTGATCGGCATTCTCATTGGTGCGGCGGCGATCGCCACCTTGGTTTGGCCCATTGCCCCTGTACAAGCGGCCCCCAATCCCCCGGATTTTGCCCGGGCCGTGCAGGCCATCGAAGATCTCGACCAAATGCGGTCTGAGCTAGCCAAAACCATTGATCCGACGGCAGAAATTACACCGCAAACCATGCAGGAAGTGTGTAAACCGGTGGGCATGAAAGCGATGCAACTGAGCCAAGACAACGGTTGGCAAGTCAAACAGGTGGCCAAAAAATATCGCAATCCTGACCATGCGCCCCAAAATCTCCAGGAAACCATGGCGATCGCCAAATTGACGCAACACCCCGAACTCCTGAGCTATAGCCAAATCCAAGGCGATGGCCTCCACTACTATCGCCGGATTAATGTCGAAAGCAGTTGTCTCGCCTGCCACGGCCCGAAGGACAATCGCCCTAATTTCATCAAAGCCAAATATTTAGATGATCTCGCCTACGACTTCAAAGCTGGCGACCTACGGGGTATGTATTCTGTCATTATCCCTAGTCTTGAAGCGGCTCAAACTAACCCCGAATAA